Below is a window of Leptospira stimsonii DNA.
ATCAGCTTTCTGATCAATGAACTGTCCCGTTTCCGTATCCCTTTTAACGTAATTACCCGTTAAAGGATTCTTTACTTGGGAGCGGCCTTTGACCATTCCATTCCGATGACCATCACCTTTTGGTGGATTTGTAGCCATATTTACACTGCCTTGATTCAAATATATGAATCCCGAAAAACTCACGAACAAGGTAGGGATTATGTCTCCAATTACCATTTTTCCGAAATTCAAAATTCGATTCGAGTATTTTTCTAATATAAGAAATTAGAAATGTAGGTAACCTCGAGGAGCGTATCGATTATGTTACAAAATTTGAACGATTGTTATGTATTGAGCGGATTGACAGAAATAGATCAATCAAGCTCAGAAAGGAATTAACGAAGCAAAGACATCTTCTATTAAATATTAAAATTAATGACGAAGGAACGGAAAATGCAAAAGCGAGCGCGTCGTAAAGTCTGAGTGTCCCTTCTACCTCTTAAAGTAATTAAGACCTTTTTACCAAGTCCTATAATATACTTATAAGGTTGGTAGAAAACACTTGATTTTACGACGCCAATTATCCGTTTAGAAAAAGATTAAGGACCGAAATTCCAGTGAATTTGAATTCCAGAGAACAATTCTCTAAATACGAATGTATCTCCGACTCCTACAAGGCGCAAATCAATCGTAGGCGGAATCTGGATCTTGTTTGCTTTAAAGGCATTTTTGATTTCCTCGAAATTGGTATCTTGGAAATGCTTTTCGATTAAAGGCAATTGATCAAGTATTCGATCAACCTCAAAGACATCCATAATATTTGTTCCATTGGAACTTATACCACCACCAATCGGTACGTAAACTTTGTCTTCGATTGTTATCATTCGATTCAATCCTAAATTTCTAAACTTCTGGCGGTTTTCTTCATTGAGATTCAGTGAATCAGGACCAACTCCCCACAATCGATAAGGCTCAAGTATTTCCGGCCAATTAGAATAAAGAATTTTGATTAGTTCCTTTTTAGCAAAAACATATCTTTCTTTGTGTGGTCTGATATCGATTAAATAAGCGCATTCCGGTGAGAAGAAAATGAACAGGAGTAAGTTCGCTAGCTCGTAGAAAAAGTCTGAAGCTGATTTCTTTTTATTTGAAATGTGCAAATGGTTTATCTTCCAATCATTCAAAAGAAGATCATTATCTTCCGGATTAAAGGCTTTTTGGCTGAGGTGGCCTTCGAAGTCATTACCAGATTTAATTTTTTCAAGAATTTCCGAGATTGCAATTTGGTCTTCTGAATTAAGTCTGCTCCGCTTATCAGAAAATTCTTTGGAAGGCTGAATATTTCTTGGTTTTGCTGAGACCAATTTTGAGATCGAGTTTAAGTAAAGCAGCAAAGTTTTCTCTAGATTATCATCTTCCGGAATCTGAATACCGCGCAATGTGAAATATGAACGAACCATCAATAGAAGATCATTTATAAAATTCATAATAAGTTTATTATCGTTGAAGGGGCTTTGATAACTATTAATCGGCAATTTTTAAATTCTAAGACCTGATGTTAGCTGATAAAAATCTCAATCAATTTTATAATTAAATTCAATAGGATTTTTTCCGAGTTTAATTACTTTCTGTAAGCAAGAGACTAAAAGCACCTGCGAAAATTCAATAGTTTTCAAGAGATCATCATCGTATTGGAGGGTTCCGGGCTCCATAAAATTAGTTCCGAATTTGTTAGTTGGAATATCAACACCTCCATGTAAAAATTTAGATCTGAGATTATACATTTTCGAAATTAATTTTCGGCCTTTTTCATCCGATCCGAGTAGCGTAAAAATCTTTGATCGAACTTGTTCCATTATTCCAGCAGACTCCTTTGTGAAAAGAGCTTCAATTCCAACCATTGACCACATTAACAAAAGCTCATTAGTAGGTTGCGGAGTAAATAGATAAGTAAAAGCTGATAACGATCGTTCCACATTCGTGGAACTAAAGCCTGGCAATAACGTATCACCCTTCCTAAAGAATTTTATTACTTTACTTAGAGGCAAAGAATCGATAGGCGGCCAAACAATGTGTTTACTCATTTCAATTGCATTTGCAAAAGTTTTACCAAAAGGTGGAAGAGTTATGTTATAAAAATTATTTATAATCACTTTTCCAAATTGAAATTCTAAAGCCCCTGGTTCTGATAAATGAACAATTAATAATAAATCATAAATGAATTTTACGAAATAGTGACTGAACACCTGGAGAACAATATTCTCTTCAGAATTCGGATCATCTGCTTGAATTTTTCGAGCTTCAAAGCATTTGGATGGAACAAATTCTGCTATAAAGCAAATACTTTCCTCTGGAATATCCTCTTTATCATTCTTACTTTGATAATTAATTTCAAATGAAATGTTTTTATTTTCTGGATTATATAATGGTAACTTTCCGGATAACTTAATTAATTCTGTTATTGCTCTTTTTCTTCTTTCAAGCAAATTCAAATTCTCTAACTTAATTGGAACTAATGGATATGTCGCAAAAAAAGTAGCTTTTTCATCATTTTTTTTCATCGTTGTGAGAATGTGGCCAATGATCGCTACTTAGAAACTTTTTTTATACAAATTTAAAAGCTCTTTAAAGGAGCACGTCGTAAGGCCTTGGTACCTTTCCTTTTAAAGCAATTAAACCCTTTTTTTACCAAGTCTTATATATACGTAAAGTGGTTGGTAGAAAACACTGGATTTTACGACGCTAATTCTTGTCTCAGATGATGCTTTTTAAAGAATTCTTTCTATCCTCCGATTCACCTTCCTCACCAAAACATCACAAGCCTCATCCCAATCTTTCTGATATCGATCAGGAAATTTACGTCTGGCTAATATCATTACTTTGGTCCAATCCAACTCACTTTGGTTCCTTGGCTTCCTTAGATACCGCTTTCTAAGTCTGTCGATTTGCTTCGTAATTTTATACTTCTCAACTTTGAATTTCAGCTTTTTTTTCCCCTTCCATTCAGCCTCTGTGCTTGCATCTGAGCCGCATGAAGCCATAATCCGTCTTTGATCTTAACAAAATTACCTTGATTCATCTTTTTCAAAATACGAGATTCAGATTCTTGCCAAGCAGTATATAAATCGTAACTAAATTTAAGTTTTATTTTTTGTAAACGAAGATAACCTTTCCAAGGATCATTAGTTCGCCTACTCTTCTCTCTTAAAGATAACTGGATTAATTTAATTTTATTTCTACAATGACATTGATACCAAGTTCGTTCTTTCTCATTCTTGCCATTTCTGTACCATGCCCACTTGACCCTTTGATAATGTCTGATTCGAAGACCCTCAACAATATTTCGAATCCAATGCCTAGGAAATTGAATTTCAATGTCAGGTTGCTTCAATTCTACACTTTCCTTTTTTTCTTTTCGTAAATAGAATATCCTTTTTCAGAACCCCTAAAACGAATGATTTCAGCCGCTACTTCAATGATTTCATCTTCGGAAATGTGTCGTGCAAGATAAGAAACGGTCTTATCTACGAGATAGTGGTTTTCTTTTTCTGCAATTCCAACTTTCTTATAAGGTTCTCTAAGTTCGATTTCAGCAGTTAGTGGTGTTAGAATTCGACCAGTCAATGCACATTTACGATCGTATTTATCAAGAAGTTCGTAAAAATCGTTCGTTGTAAATTTAAACACTGCTTTTGGTCTCTTACTCTTATCTGTTTTACTCATTCAAGTATCCTAATAGTTCCATTCTTCGTTTCTTATTAATTCCGTTTTTATTTCTTCCTCCGAAGGTCGGATTCTCAAAAGCAATCTCTATGTTTTCTTCGGCATTCTTGTTATTCTCATATTGATTCCGATCAAAGGTATACAGAACATCCGGAAGCTCCGGTATGAGTTTCTTCAATATGAATTGTTTTCTTTCGTATTTGTTCTTTCCAACGAGCTTGATATCAGCGATTCCAAGCTTAGCCCATCTTTGAATTATCCGAAAGACTGGCATATGCGTTGTTAATTCTTTAAAGTCGTGTTGCAATAGATTATAGTCTGTTTCATAACTCATTTGATTCCAGATCGAATAAGCGATTGAGTTGTAGAACTTTTCTTTTTGTTTTCGGAGCACTGGACCTGTTTCCATAAAATCCAAATAGTCAATGTGAGCTTGTTTGAGTGGAAATAGATGATTTTCATCGAATAAAAATCGATATTTTTTATTGATACTTTTCCTACTCCGACTGTGATCCGAATGAATTCTTGTAAAAGTTGTTGGTGAGGAATAAAGAAGACTTTGACGGTTTTTAAGTAGATTTATCTGTTGCTGGGCAGTTTTACTGGTTTTGTTAGAAACCCTATATCCCTTCCCTACATTCCGCAATAATCCTAACTTCTTCTTTCCAACGAGTCTTTCTAAACCATAGACTCGAATTCCTTTCAAAGCGGAATATTCATTTAGATAAAGGATACTATTCTCTGGTCGAATGTAACTGTAAGAAGCGAGAAAAGAATACTTAATACTTCTTTGAGTTCCTTCAGCAACTTGAGTATGAATTCCATTCTCTGACCAACGATTTCGCGCCCAGACATTTCTCTTTGTATCTTTAGCTCTTTTAGAATGATTAATACTTCTAAAGTTCTTGTTGTATCTTTCCATCCAAGGAATTCCTTCATCCGCAAATAAAGGAACATCTTCCGGTAAGAAAGCAAAGAGAGGCTGAAGTGTTTTCTGCTTTTGATCAGGAACAGATGAAAGGATTACCGGACCACCCTTAATCGCAAGAGTATGAACTAAAGTTCCGATCTGATACTTTCCTTTCTCTTCAGCAACGGAATCAGTTAAAAAGATAGAAGCTGTTTGACCTTTGTGTTTAAACCTTTTTCGATATCCATTGGCTCTTTGAGAAGCAGAGAACAATGCTAAAGTATCTGTATGAACAACTGGCTTTCCTTCGATAAAAGGCTTCAAATCCCCTGATTCTGGCAGTTTTTTACCCTTCCAAGCCTTCTTTAGGTCCTTTACCATCTCATCTTTAATGAAAGGGATTAGATCACTTAAGAAGATCTGAAGTCTTCTTTTTAACAGTGTTCCTGTGTTCTTAGAAACTGATAGTTT
It encodes the following:
- a CDS encoding transposase encodes the protein SFLTFRTKPNPTSHPFLRNVFGAEISTAHVRSGKLKYIQTPSPSALKSSKSLSAKDRFNQKFPHLNTDYYTQITKNLLSTLYPKSCPDCKITLSKEVSTRENVIRCPECNYLDSRTSGTPLEHLKLPLWVFSYLLIESIELFPLGLSASAICRKLSVSKNTGTLLKRRLQIFLSDLIPFIKDEMVKDLKKAWKGKKLPESGDLKPFIEGKPVVHTDTLALFSASQRANGYRKRFKHKGQTASIFLTDSVAEEKGKYQIGTLVHTLAIKGGPVILSSVPDQKQKTLQPLFAFLPEDVPLFADEGIPWMERYNKNFRSINHSKRAKDTKRNVWARNRWSENGIHTQVAEGTQRSIKYSFLASYSYIRPENSILYLNEYSALKGIRVYGLERLVGKKKLGLLRNVGKGYRVSNKTSKTAQQQINLLKNRQSLLYSSPTTFTRIHSDHSRSRKSINKKYRFLFDENHLFPLKQAHIDYLDFMETGPVLRKQKEKFYNSIAYSIWNQMSYETDYNLLQHDFKELTTHMPVFRIIQRWAKLGIADIKLVGKNKYERKQFILKKLIPELPDVLYTFDRNQYENNKNAEENIEIAFENPTFGGRNKNGINKKRRMELLGYLNE